TGTAGAGGTTGAAGTGCGCGTTATATTCCCTATGCCCAAGCGAACCTACCAGCCAAAGAAGCGAAAACGTGCGCGAACGCACGGGTTTCGCATCCGTATGCGCACGAAATCCGGCCGCACCACCCTCAAGCGCCGTCGCGATAAGGGACGAGCGCGGCTCACGGTGAGTGCCTAGCAAAACGCTCCGGCCTCCGCTGGTGCGAGCAGCTGATCACTATGCTTCCTGCACGGTACCGGTTGCGAAAGATGAAGGATGTCGAACGGGTCTCCCGCAAGGGGAGGCCCGCGTTCGTGTCTGTGTTCACGCTGCGCTACGCGAAGAATGACCTCGATCATATCCGCATGACCGCGGTTGCGGGATTGAAGGTGCATAAGCGCTCCGTTCGGCGCAATCGGGTCAAGCGTCTCATTCGCGAGGCGTTCCGGCGTGAGTTCCTCGATCGCGTCACACCCGGCTACGACATCGTCATCTACGCGAAGAAAGACCTCGTGGGGAAGACCTACGCCGACGTTGCAACAGAGCTCGGTGTTGCGCTGCGGAAAGCGGGACTCCTCATGCAACCACCACGCAATCATGGAGCAAAACCAGCAAACGGAACGTGAAACGTGCGGGGCGAGCATCACCCGTATTCCCCGACTGCTCCTCGTTGTCGCGATTGAGCTCTACCAGCGCACGCTCTCCCCGGATCATGGGCCGCTCTTCGCGCGGATGTTCCCACACGGTTTTTGTCGGTATTACCCGAGCTGTTCCGCATACGGAAAGAGCGCGATCATGCAAAACGGGGTGTTGATTGGCTCAATGAAAGCAACGTGGCGCATCCTCAGATGCAACCCGTGGTCAAAAGGTGGTGTGGATAACACGTGAAAATTGTGGATGATTCTGTGTATAAGATGATTATTGTGTGAACTACCTTTGACAAACGAGCACCGCATCCGTATGCTCGTTGAGGAGGAATGCCACATGATCCGTGAGCATCAGGAGCCCGATTTGGTCAGCATCATCGCATCACTCACCGCCATGGCCGTCGGTTTGGGGGTGATCCTGTGGTTCATGACCACCTAGTGCGGCCCATCAATGCCAAAATCTCGTAGGGGAGGGGTTCATCCCCTCCCGCTCCGGTTCAGGACTCCATTCAGTAAAACGCCGATCCCCGAGCGGGATCGGCGTTCTCATGAGAACAGCGCGCGCGGCCGCGCTTTCCGCACGGAAGATCAGGCAGCGGCAGCGAACACATGCTACGATAGCGATCTATGGACACTCCACGATCCCTCATCATCATTGGCGGTGGCCCGGCAGGGCTCACCGCGGCCATCTACGCGGCTCGGGCTAACCTCAATCCACTCGTACTCGCTGGCGCAACGCCTGGCGGTCAGCTCATGCTCACGTCAGACGTGGAGAACTACCCGGGGTTCGCCGAGCCCATCGCAGGCCCGGAGCTCATGGATCGCTGGCGCGCACAAGCGAAGAGGTACGGCGCGGAGATTGTGAACGAGGACGTCACCATGATTGATGTCGCACAGCGGCCGTTCACCGTCACCGCGGGCAAGCAGTCGTACCGCACACACGCGGTCATCGTGGCATCCGGTGCCACGGCGAAGCGGTTGGGTCTGCCAAATGAGGATCGTCTCTGGTCCAAGGGCGTCCATACATGCGCGGCGTGTGACGGATTCATGTACCGAGGGAAGACCATCGTGGTTGTTGGCGGCGGCGACGCGGCCATGGAGGAGATGCTCACGCTCGCGAGGAGCGCGAAGCGCGTGGTCGCCGTGCACCGGCGCGACGACTTCCGCGCGTCGAAGGTCATGGGCGAGCGCGTGAAAGCGCACGCGGCAATCGAGGTCCGGTGGAATTCCGTCGTGGAGGATGTGCGCGGTGACGACCGCGTGTCCGGCGTCGTGCTCCGGAACGTGGAGACCAACGCAACGGAGGAGCTCGCGGCAGACGCGCTCTTCGTCGCCATTGGCCACACTCCCAATACCGGCTTCCTCCAGGGAAAGATCGCGCTCCGCGAGAACGGCTACGCAGACGTGCACGACCGCACGCGCTCATCCGTGGACGGCGTCTTCCTCGC
This genomic window from bacterium contains:
- the yidD gene encoding membrane protein insertion efficiency factor YidD is translated as MEQNQQTERETCGASITRIPRLLLVVAIELYQRTLSPDHGPLFARMFPHGFCRYYPSCSAYGKSAIMQNGVLIGSMKATWRILRCNPWSKGGVDNT
- the rpmH gene encoding 50S ribosomal protein L34, with amino-acid sequence MPKRTYQPKKRKRARTHGFRIRMRTKSGRTTLKRRRDKGRARLTVSA
- the rnpA gene encoding ribonuclease P protein component, which gives rise to MLPARYRLRKMKDVERVSRKGRPAFVSVFTLRYAKNDLDHIRMTAVAGLKVHKRSVRRNRVKRLIREAFRREFLDRVTPGYDIVIYAKKDLVGKTYADVATELGVALRKAGLLMQPPRNHGAKPANGT
- the trxB gene encoding thioredoxin-disulfide reductase, which gives rise to MDTPRSLIIIGGGPAGLTAAIYAARANLNPLVLAGATPGGQLMLTSDVENYPGFAEPIAGPELMDRWRAQAKRYGAEIVNEDVTMIDVAQRPFTVTAGKQSYRTHAVIVASGATAKRLGLPNEDRLWSKGVHTCAACDGFMYRGKTIVVVGGGDAAMEEMLTLARSAKRVVAVHRRDDFRASKVMGERVKAHAAIEVRWNSVVEDVRGDDRVSGVVLRNVETNATEELAADALFVAIGHTPNTGFLQGKIALRENGYADVHDRTRSSVDGVFLAGDVEDYRYRQAVTAAAGGCMAAMDAEKWLEANHP